The Pseudomonas bijieensis DNA window AGCAGGATGGTCGGGTCGTTGGCAAGCGCGCGGGCCAGGCCTACGCGTTGCTGCATGCCGCCGGAAAGTTGATGTGGATAACTGTGCTCCTGTCCAGCAAGACCGACTTGGGCGAGGGCTTCCCTGGCGCGGCTATGCCGTTCCTTTTCACCAATGCCGGAAATTTCCAGCCCAAAGGCGGTGTTTTCCAGAACGCTCATGTGCGGCATCAAGGCAAAGGACTGGAACACCATGCCCATCTCTTTACGGCGGACATCAAGAAGGGCTTTATCAGCCAGGCCCGTAATTTCTCGACCATTCAGATAAATACTGCCTGAAGTGGGCTCGATAAGGCGGTTGAACAATCGCACCATCGTGGACTTCCCAGAACCTGAGAGTCCCATGATCACAAATATTTCACCGCGCTTAACAGCAAAGCTGGCGTCAAAAACACCAATAACTTGACCTGTTTTCTCAAAGACTTCTTTTTTGCTTGCCCCGGCGGCGAGCATTTTCATCGCCGTGTCAGGTTGCGCGCCAAATATCTTAAAAACGTTCTTAACAGAAATGATTTCGTCTGGGCTAGTCATCGCGTCCCTCCTTTGCGTGTAACCCTACAAGCGCGCGAAATCGAATTGAGCTCGAGCGTTGGTAATTTAGGCGGGCAGTAATAAAAGATAGATCTGCGCATGACATGTACCTGTTTTTTATTGTTTGCCCTTGGGGTCGGGCTTTTTTTCAATCTATAAGTATCCCGATTTTAAATCCAACAACATTTACAGGGCTTTATGGATAACCTAACGTTATCGAGACGCGCTAAAACGACCGCCTTTGCGCAATCACGACGCTTTTGTATGGCCTGGGCTAGGCTATTGAGTTACGCTCCGCCGCTTTCGCGGATGATAGGAGTGTGAGGGCTTACCATGCTCAGCAGACACGTTGACCCCGATACATTACTGCTTAGAATGCCTTCCCTTCGGGCTGTCAGGGCATTCGTCGCCGCCGCTAAATATGAAAGCTTCACTCGGGCAGCGGAGGCCCTGTGCGTATCGCAAGCCGCGATCAGTCGGCAGATTCGAGAGCTTGAAGACTCGTTGGGCGCTCAACTGTTCATGCGTGCCGGGCGCACGGTAGAACTAACCGCCGAGGGAAAGATATTTTTTGAGGCGGCGCAACTGTCGTTCGTTAATATCGCACAAGCGGCTGAAAGGATTCGTACCGCTCCGACGCAGAAGCATATCCTGACTGTTTGTTGCTCACCCGCATTCTCTGCATTATGGCTGTCCGAGTATCTTCCAGAGTTTCGGGCGACTAACCCGGATATTGAATTCAATCTGATTACCACTCAGAACTTTGTGAATATGGAACCTGGCATAGAGCCGGACATCATCATCTCAAAGATTCGCAAGGTGGGGGATGGGTATAAGAGTTATCAGTTGTGCCACGATATTATTTATCCTGTTTGCTCCCCAGCGTTTTTGGACGCACATCCCGAACTGAACTCGCTTGAAGGGGTGCGCGATTCTTCGCTACTTAATCTAAGCCCCTATGGACGGTCGGGTGTGGCTGAACATGTGGACTGGGGGGTGTGGCTGGCTTTTCTGAACGTTGATATTGATGAGCGTCCTGCCGACTGTCCGCCTATTTTTCATGCGAATGATTACAACCTGATCATGAACATGGTCTTGACCCATCAAGGCGTTGCGCTGGGCTGGAACCAGCTTGTCGGGGCAATGGTCGAGAGAGGGCAGCTCGTTCGCCCTGTCGAGCATCAGGTGACGCTTCGAAACAGTCTTCATTATGTAGCCTGCAATGAAAGGACTGAATACGAAGATGCCTGTCGGCGAGTCCGGGACTGGATTCTTTCTAAGTTTTCCAGATGGAGCATATGAGTTTTTTTTCATTTAAATCTTCTCGGTCGGTACAGCGATTGTAAGTAAAGTCTTGCCTGGAATCGGTGGGTCATAACGCTAAGTTATCAGTTGAACGACGAAAATGTAGTTTTGCCGACAGGATAGGCTGTCGTACCCTTTGTGTTAAATATGGCTAAAACATGCGTATTCAGCGGTTGCGTTGGGCAATGCTCCGCGTAGGACCCGTTGGGCCATGACACCGTTTTCTGGGCGTACTTACCATTAACCGTCAGGTTGATGCGTAGAGGATAATAATGAATATCAAAGCATCCGTGATCGACCTGATTCAAAAGCGTAAGGCGCGCCACGCGCTTCCCCGTGAGCTGTATATTGAACCTGAGGTTTTTCGTCAGGATCTTGAGCAGATTTGGCACAAGGATTGGATTTTTGCCGGGCATACCTTTGAGCTTGAAAAGCCCGGGCAATACTTGACGTTGCA harbors:
- a CDS encoding LysR family transcriptional regulator; its protein translation is MLSRHVDPDTLLLRMPSLRAVRAFVAAAKYESFTRAAEALCVSQAAISRQIRELEDSLGAQLFMRAGRTVELTAEGKIFFEAAQLSFVNIAQAAERIRTAPTQKHILTVCCSPAFSALWLSEYLPEFRATNPDIEFNLITTQNFVNMEPGIEPDIIISKIRKVGDGYKSYQLCHDIIYPVCSPAFLDAHPELNSLEGVRDSSLLNLSPYGRSGVAEHVDWGVWLAFLNVDIDERPADCPPIFHANDYNLIMNMVLTHQGVALGWNQLVGAMVERGQLVRPVEHQVTLRNSLHYVACNERTEYEDACRRVRDWILSKFSRWSI